One segment of Deinococcus misasensis DSM 22328 DNA contains the following:
- the rpsT gene encoding 30S ribosomal protein S20 has translation MPLRHPSAQKRHRQSLKRRQNNRSKKSAIKTFSKKAVDAAVSGAENAVELHRFAESLIDKAAKGSTLHKKAAARKKSRLAKRLNKTAQAAQ, from the coding sequence ATGCCTTTACGTCACCCATCTGCCCAGAAGCGTCACCGCCAGAGCCTCAAGCGCCGCCAGAACAACCGCTCCAAAAAGAGCGCCATCAAAACCTTCAGCAAAAAAGCTGTTGATGCTGCTGTGAGCGGAGCCGAAAACGCCGTGGAACTCCACCGTTTTGCCGAGAGCCTGATCGACAAAGCCGCCAAAGGCAGCACCCTGCACAAGAAAGCCGCTGCTCGCAAAAAGAGCCGTCTGGCCAAGCGCTTGAACAAAACCGCTCAAGCTGCTCAGTAA
- a CDS encoding leishmanolysin-related zinc metalloendopeptidase → MQIIDAFSKNPPEIFDVPCPTLDPHKECPLKHLWTFAAAVLVVACNAPAALPQEKTEKTHPTLLPAHLVEFEFQQLNTPQPTSTVKMLTSGVSKQNLRVVDSGLVFQALSNSTFTVRRTGIRYLNAAYRVTNNTGRTLHNLTFVGVNLDDLDGNPSNNTTQPTPSDTIFRSVKFYDGTDASSKAHVLVPGPLYEYDYQNDAPRPVSEGARFRDGLDVEFFFPEAPTGLSLEPKPLGWTLDGEFYPGQSKILTFSVKFPMAATPAQDPFSFSVIASYAEDLDLPEPYNIQVTHPAGTLLSSSQKALFESAARRWEGVIQAGLQDFTDFDVGGGRILNVDDLEISVSAVNMDGVGGILGRAGPEYVRPRTELPITGIMQFDVADLAQMEASGTLENVILHEMGHVLGIGTLYKWDELLSHNGGLDCLQATSVVFGGAQAMQQHAALGGSGPVPVEDQYGAGTQCGHWQEARFDHELMTGFVENGPMPLSTLTVGALQDLGYQVNLNAADAYTLPSLIKQGMDVHGMEIKEEFLRPKPLPVQ, encoded by the coding sequence ATGCAGATCATCGACGCGTTCTCCAAAAACCCACCAGAGATCTTTGATGTGCCCTGCCCCACTCTGGATCCCCACAAGGAGTGTCCGTTGAAACACCTCTGGACCTTCGCTGCTGCCGTGCTGGTGGTGGCTTGCAATGCTCCTGCTGCCCTGCCGCAGGAAAAAACTGAAAAGACCCACCCCACCCTTCTGCCTGCCCATCTGGTGGAATTTGAATTCCAGCAATTGAACACCCCGCAGCCCACCAGCACAGTCAAGATGTTGACCTCGGGTGTGTCCAAGCAGAATTTGCGTGTGGTGGATTCAGGGTTGGTTTTTCAAGCCCTCTCCAACAGCACTTTTACAGTGCGCAGAACCGGCATCCGTTACCTGAATGCCGCATATCGGGTCACCAACAACACTGGACGCACCCTGCACAACCTGACTTTTGTGGGGGTCAATCTGGATGATCTGGATGGCAACCCTTCCAACAACACCACCCAGCCCACCCCATCAGACACCATTTTCCGCAGTGTGAAATTCTATGACGGAACAGATGCCAGTTCAAAAGCACATGTGCTGGTCCCCGGTCCCCTCTATGAATACGATTACCAGAACGACGCCCCGAGACCTGTGTCAGAAGGTGCCCGGTTCAGAGACGGACTGGATGTGGAATTTTTCTTTCCTGAGGCTCCAACAGGTCTCTCTCTGGAGCCCAAACCTCTGGGCTGGACTCTGGATGGAGAATTTTACCCCGGCCAGAGCAAAATCCTGACTTTTTCGGTGAAGTTTCCAATGGCAGCCACTCCAGCACAGGATCCGTTCAGCTTTTCGGTGATTGCGTCTTATGCAGAAGATCTGGACCTCCCAGAGCCATACAACATTCAGGTGACCCATCCTGCTGGAACTTTGCTGTCTTCCAGTCAGAAGGCCCTGTTTGAATCTGCAGCCCGCAGGTGGGAGGGGGTGATTCAGGCAGGCTTGCAGGACTTCACCGATTTTGATGTGGGTGGAGGTCGCATCCTGAATGTGGATGACCTGGAGATCTCCGTAAGTGCCGTCAACATGGATGGGGTGGGAGGGATTCTGGGCCGTGCAGGACCAGAGTATGTGCGTCCAAGGACCGAGCTTCCCATCACAGGCATCATGCAATTTGATGTTGCAGACCTTGCCCAGATGGAGGCCTCTGGAACCCTTGAAAACGTGATCCTGCATGAAATGGGCCATGTGCTGGGCATCGGAACCCTTTACAAATGGGATGAACTGCTCTCGCACAACGGTGGGTTGGATTGTTTGCAGGCCACCTCAGTGGTGTTTGGTGGGGCACAGGCCATGCAGCAACATGCAGCACTGGGGGGCTCTGGACCGGTGCCCGTGGAAGACCAGTATGGCGCAGGAACCCAATGTGGCCACTGGCAAGAAGCCCGTTTTGACCATGAACTGATGACTGGCTTTGTGGAAAATGGGCCGATGCCCCTCAGCACACTGACGGTTGGGGCCTTGCAGGACCTTGGGTATCAGGTGAATTTGAACGCTGCGGATGCCTACACCCTTCCATCCCTGATCAAGCAAGGCATGGATGTGCATGGAATGGAGATCAAAGAAGAGTTCTTGCGTCCCAAACCTCTGCCAGTTCAGTGA
- a CDS encoding MATE family efflux transporter has product MTTAPTSSKSGLTAQLTQLAWPLMLSNLAYSMIGVTDTLFMGRLGEVEVGAVGLGWMYAFTLTLLFRSYTNSVTTFVARAFGANQPQDMRKWYGVYFTLTLLLAVFIMLAGQPLLNLIVQASNPDPELAKALLTYARIRLWETPFALLVILNVGYFLGVGNSRVPLMLSWFTVLLNAGLAYVFIFHFGWGVAGAGWGAFIAVVVQCLISFALIFHLHGRMRPLWPSWKDTLRTFKLGIPMGLADLSEVAGFAVFMTIISRLGTLELAASQIANQMASFGFMPAFALSAATGSLVSRYMGEKNVPTAQKVGWRGTILGGSFMTLVALAFIFVPVPLVKLFTSDPELIALCVTIMRVMALYQVVDGIAIILGGALSGAGDTRFRMMVTVIGSWTLLVLPAYLLTENGYGVQGAWTGALIYIASIALIYLWRFWSGRWKTKTL; this is encoded by the coding sequence GTGACGACGGCTCCCACTTCTTCCAAATCCGGTTTGACCGCCCAACTGACCCAGTTGGCCTGGCCCCTCATGCTCTCCAACCTTGCCTACTCCATGATCGGGGTGACCGACACCCTGTTCATGGGAAGGCTCGGAGAAGTGGAGGTGGGGGCTGTGGGTCTGGGCTGGATGTACGCTTTCACCCTGACCTTGCTGTTCCGCAGTTACACCAACTCGGTGACCACTTTTGTGGCCCGAGCTTTTGGTGCAAACCAGCCTCAGGACATGCGCAAATGGTACGGGGTGTACTTCACGCTCACCTTGCTTCTGGCGGTGTTCATCATGCTGGCCGGACAACCCTTGCTCAACCTGATTGTGCAAGCCTCCAATCCCGATCCAGAGCTGGCCAAAGCCCTGCTGACCTATGCACGGATTCGCCTCTGGGAAACGCCTTTTGCCTTGCTGGTGATTTTGAACGTCGGATATTTTCTGGGCGTGGGAAACAGCCGTGTCCCCCTGATGTTGAGCTGGTTCACGGTGCTCCTCAATGCCGGTCTGGCCTATGTGTTCATCTTCCATTTTGGCTGGGGTGTGGCTGGAGCAGGGTGGGGGGCTTTCATTGCCGTGGTGGTGCAGTGCTTGATCAGTTTTGCCTTGATTTTTCATTTGCATGGAAGGATGCGTCCCCTCTGGCCCAGTTGGAAAGACACCTTGCGCACCTTCAAACTGGGGATTCCGATGGGTCTGGCAGACCTGTCTGAAGTGGCCGGCTTTGCGGTGTTCATGACCATCATTTCCAGACTTGGGACCCTTGAACTGGCGGCCTCGCAGATTGCCAACCAGATGGCCAGTTTCGGGTTCATGCCTGCATTTGCACTTTCAGCCGCCACAGGCAGTCTGGTTTCCCGATACATGGGTGAAAAGAACGTGCCCACGGCGCAGAAAGTCGGCTGGAGGGGCACCATCTTGGGCGGAAGTTTCATGACCCTGGTGGCTCTGGCTTTCATTTTTGTGCCGGTGCCTCTGGTGAAACTGTTCACCTCGGATCCAGAGTTGATCGCCCTGTGTGTCACCATCATGCGGGTGATGGCGCTCTATCAGGTGGTGGACGGCATTGCCATCATTCTGGGTGGGGCGCTCTCTGGGGCAGGGGACACCCGATTCCGCATGATGGTGACGGTGATCGGCTCGTGGACTTTGCTGGTTTTGCCTGCATACCTGCTCACCGAAAACGGGTATGGTGTACAGGGAGCCTGGACCGGAGCCCTGATTTACATTGCCTCAATTGCCCTGATTTACCTGTGGAGATTCTGGAGTGGACGGTGGAAAACCAAGACCCTGTAA
- a CDS encoding regulatory protein RecX: protein MARLKAYAFRALAQRQLSEHELRTRLKKREATPEQMDLLIDLLKGYGYLNDQEVARSLARKRGVGRGYIQQKLYEKGVKASARTLRDDDTEEQELRDLIERNLPKWQKDGEKGFRRAVGFLVRRGFEYGKVLTLLKGLFQLDIADLDG, encoded by the coding sequence ATGGCCCGCCTCAAAGCGTATGCGTTTCGTGCTCTGGCCCAGAGGCAACTCAGCGAGCATGAACTCCGCACCCGCCTGAAAAAACGGGAAGCCACCCCCGAGCAGATGGACCTCCTGATTGACCTTCTCAAAGGATACGGTTACCTGAACGATCAGGAGGTGGCCCGATCTCTGGCCCGCAAGCGTGGGGTGGGACGGGGTTACATCCAGCAGAAACTGTATGAAAAAGGGGTCAAAGCCAGTGCCCGGACCCTCCGGGACGATGACACCGAGGAGCAGGAACTCCGGGACCTCATCGAGCGCAATTTGCCCAAATGGCAAAAGGATGGCGAGAAAGGTTTCCGTCGTGCGGTGGGTTTTCTGGTGCGTCGGGGCTTTGAATACGGTAAAGTGCTTACGCTTTTGAAAGGGCTTTTTCAGCTTGACATCGCTGATCTGGACGGGTAA
- a CDS encoding metallophosphoesterase — MRILAIADPHLSRHTPKPMTIFGPGWAGHPAVFFERWRETVSDDDLVLIPGDISWAMHLKDALLDLQDIAALPGTKVISRGNHDYWWPAISKLRASLPPRMHALQNDAIRFGDTVICGTRGWVTPGTEGFKPEDEKIYLREVERLRLTLEAARKLEGQKTLVMFHYPLTNAAFEPNGFTRLIEEYRPDGVLYGHLHGVNQEKLIKHWCGIPLHFVAADALKFVPKILLED; from the coding sequence ATGCGAATTTTAGCGATTGCCGATCCCCACCTTTCCCGCCACACCCCCAAACCCATGACCATTTTTGGTCCGGGGTGGGCAGGTCATCCTGCGGTCTTTTTTGAGCGCTGGCGTGAAACGGTCTCGGATGACGATCTGGTCCTGATTCCCGGCGATATCTCTTGGGCCATGCACCTCAAGGACGCCTTGCTGGATTTGCAGGACATCGCTGCTTTGCCCGGAACCAAAGTGATTTCCAGAGGCAACCACGATTACTGGTGGCCGGCCATTTCCAAACTGCGTGCTTCATTGCCCCCCCGGATGCATGCTTTGCAGAACGATGCCATCCGTTTTGGCGACACCGTGATTTGCGGAACCCGTGGTTGGGTCACCCCCGGCACCGAAGGCTTCAAACCCGAGGATGAAAAAATTTACCTTCGTGAAGTGGAGCGCTTGCGCCTGACGCTGGAAGCTGCCCGCAAACTGGAAGGCCAGAAAACCTTGGTGATGTTCCATTATCCCCTCACCAATGCGGCATTTGAACCCAACGGTTTCACCCGACTGATTGAGGAATACCGTCCAGATGGGGTCCTTTATGGTCATTTGCATGGGGTCAATCAGGAAAAATTGATCAAGCACTGGTGTGGGATTCCCTTGCATTTTGTGGCTGCGGATGCCTTGAAGTTCGTGCCTAAAATCTTGCTGGAAGATTGA
- the pulA gene encoding type I pullulanase → MMEPQTHHLELAHPERHDLLDVSIKAQMAFLDSLNHLTVGFNHAPASCPPAVFQVLLEGNPLDLATTTLKGTSVQVHFLHKLDPEDVSRNLQLKVNGTTLRVYARDVLNLPEFTCLDPLGIQYTPEQTGFRVWTPVASKVEVLLFSGAQDPVPEQVLELTRGQHGVWSGHQMGDWNGKFYQFRVIRYGQTVITVDPYSIAASDHQDDEPLEFAKSVIVDLTATHPEGWDTDPQPTFASSTDVSVYEVHVRDFTVHESSGVDPEKRGKYLGMVQPGTRVPGTDLHTGLDHLKKLGVNAVQLLPVYDFHHETRGAYNWGYDPYLYNVPEAQYSTQPEDPTTTIKEFKLMVKGLHEAGLGVIMDVVYNHTRHTGERSPFDQLVPFYYYRTSDNGHYLNDTGVGNVLAVERPMVRQFVIDSLKHWVREYHIQGFRFDLMGTFTHAAVQEITDQLTAFKPDIVMYGEPWTGGGPIHFAKGAQKGMRQGVFNDDFRDRIAGHVFSVHSTGFIQGDFHNAGGILQGLQGSIHSFAQQPTESTNYASSHDNYVLWDRLKHGAASHHSEAVRKDMQKMAAALVFLAQGLAFMTGGEELARTKQGHENSYNAGDGINAFDWTRLKRFSDLTDYFSSLIRLRAQHPVFRLPTRDAIQRAFQPLDTDTRHGLVGFVLDVPNLPNETWRQTVVLFNGSGHAQEAHLPEGTFHVHVRGEEFSDAPLETVSGSVKVPARSTLIAASAT, encoded by the coding sequence ATGATGGAACCTCAAACCCACCACCTTGAACTTGCACATCCAGAGCGCCATGACCTCTTGGATGTCTCAATCAAAGCCCAGATGGCCTTTCTGGACAGCCTCAACCACCTGACGGTGGGATTCAACCATGCCCCAGCATCCTGTCCTCCAGCAGTGTTTCAAGTTTTGCTGGAGGGCAACCCTCTGGATCTGGCCACCACCACCCTCAAAGGCACTTCGGTGCAGGTGCATTTCTTGCACAAACTGGACCCTGAAGATGTGTCCAGAAACCTGCAACTGAAAGTCAATGGAACCACCCTGAGGGTGTATGCGAGAGATGTCCTGAACCTGCCCGAGTTCACCTGTCTGGATCCTCTGGGCATCCAGTACACCCCTGAACAAACCGGTTTTCGGGTCTGGACCCCTGTGGCCAGTAAAGTCGAAGTGCTGTTGTTTTCAGGGGCTCAGGACCCTGTGCCCGAACAGGTTCTGGAACTGACCAGAGGCCAACATGGGGTCTGGTCAGGACACCAGATGGGCGATTGGAACGGTAAATTCTACCAGTTTCGCGTCATAAGGTACGGGCAAACCGTCATCACAGTGGATCCTTACTCCATTGCTGCCAGCGACCATCAGGACGATGAACCTCTGGAGTTTGCCAAATCGGTCATTGTGGATTTGACAGCCACCCATCCAGAGGGTTGGGACACCGACCCTCAACCCACTTTTGCATCCAGCACCGATGTCTCGGTTTACGAGGTGCATGTGCGGGATTTCACGGTGCATGAATCATCGGGGGTGGATCCAGAGAAACGCGGAAAATACCTCGGTATGGTGCAACCCGGCACCCGGGTGCCCGGAACCGACCTGCACACAGGCTTGGACCACCTGAAGAAGCTCGGGGTGAATGCCGTGCAGCTTTTGCCTGTGTACGATTTTCACCACGAGACCAGAGGTGCTTACAACTGGGGTTATGACCCTTACCTGTACAACGTCCCGGAGGCCCAGTACTCCACCCAGCCAGAGGACCCCACCACCACCATCAAAGAGTTCAAGCTCATGGTCAAGGGTCTGCATGAGGCTGGGCTCGGGGTGATCATGGATGTGGTGTACAACCACACCCGCCACACCGGAGAGCGTTCTCCATTTGATCAACTGGTGCCTTTTTATTATTACCGCACTTCAGACAATGGGCATTACCTCAATGACACCGGCGTGGGGAACGTGCTGGCCGTGGAGCGCCCCATGGTGCGCCAATTTGTGATCGACTCCCTGAAGCACTGGGTCAGGGAATACCACATTCAGGGTTTCCGGTTTGACTTGATGGGCACCTTCACCCACGCTGCCGTACAGGAGATCACCGATCAACTGACCGCTTTCAAACCCGACATCGTGATGTATGGCGAACCGTGGACTGGAGGAGGTCCCATCCATTTCGCCAAAGGGGCACAGAAAGGCATGCGTCAGGGGGTTTTCAATGACGATTTCCGTGACCGGATTGCCGGACATGTGTTCAGTGTGCATTCCACCGGATTCATTCAGGGGGATTTTCACAATGCAGGCGGCATTCTGCAGGGCCTTCAGGGAAGCATCCACAGTTTTGCCCAACAGCCCACAGAAAGCACCAACTATGCTTCCAGTCACGACAACTATGTGCTCTGGGACCGCCTGAAACACGGTGCCGCAAGCCACCACAGTGAGGCTGTTCGCAAAGACATGCAAAAAATGGCTGCTGCTCTGGTCTTTCTGGCGCAGGGACTGGCCTTCATGACCGGAGGCGAAGAACTGGCCCGCACCAAACAGGGCCACGAGAACTCCTACAATGCCGGAGACGGGATCAACGCCTTTGATTGGACGCGCCTGAAGCGTTTTTCAGACCTGACCGATTACTTCAGCAGCCTCATTCGGTTGCGGGCACAACACCCAGTGTTCCGTTTGCCCACCCGAGATGCCATCCAGAGGGCTTTCCAACCTCTGGACACGGACACCCGACACGGACTGGTGGGTTTTGTTTTGGACGTTCCCAACCTGCCCAACGAAACTTGGCGTCAGACGGTGGTGCTGTTCAATGGCAGTGGCCATGCACAGGAAGCCCACCTGCCCGAGGGCACGTTCCATGTGCACGTCAGGGGAGAGGAATTCAGCGATGCCCCTCTGGAAACGGTTTCCGGATCGGTGAAGGTGCCTGCAAGGTCCACGCTGATTGCTGCCAGTGCAACCTGA
- a CDS encoding TIGR00282 family metallophosphoesterase, which yields MLRVLFVGDVYGKPGRRIFKNHLPKIRDQFDFVVVNGENSAGGFGLNKESARTLLDAGANCITLGNHTWDNREVYDLLQENHILRPFNYPLGTPGHGMHTFEVKGERITIINAMGRVWLDPLDCPFVGMNQLLEREELGSIFVDFHAEATSEKTAFGFFLDGRVAGVVGTHTHIPTADTRILPAGTGYQTDAGMTGVLNSVIGAAPDGPISKFVDKIPVRWSTAEGQAQLNGVILHLENNQCKHIERYQYTEEQ from the coding sequence ATGCTACGAGTGCTCTTCGTGGGAGACGTTTACGGCAAACCGGGCAGGCGGATTTTCAAAAACCACCTGCCCAAAATCCGTGACCAATTTGATTTTGTTGTTGTCAACGGTGAGAACTCTGCAGGGGGCTTTGGACTGAACAAAGAAAGTGCACGCACCTTGCTGGATGCCGGAGCGAACTGCATCACCCTGGGCAACCACACCTGGGACAACCGTGAAGTGTACGATCTGTTGCAGGAAAACCACATCCTCAGGCCGTTCAATTATCCTCTGGGCACCCCCGGACATGGCATGCACACCTTTGAAGTCAAAGGGGAGCGCATCACCATCATCAATGCCATGGGAAGGGTGTGGTTGGATCCTCTGGATTGCCCATTTGTGGGCATGAATCAACTGCTGGAAAGGGAAGAACTGGGCAGCATTTTTGTGGATTTTCACGCAGAGGCCACCAGTGAAAAAACTGCTTTTGGTTTTTTTCTGGACGGTCGGGTGGCAGGGGTGGTGGGCACCCACACCCACATTCCCACAGCAGACACCCGCATTTTGCCGGCAGGTACAGGTTACCAGACCGATGCAGGCATGACCGGAGTGCTCAACAGTGTCATTGGGGCTGCTCCCGATGGACCCATCTCCAAATTCGTGGACAAAATCCCGGTGCGCTGGAGCACCGCAGAGGGTCAGGCCCAACTGAACGGCGTGATCCTGCACCTCGAAAACAACCAGTGCAAACACATTGAGCGTTATCAGTACACGGAGGAACAATAA
- a CDS encoding phosphoenolpyruvate carboxylase: protein MRTINQDVNTLGRALGTVLKEQQGERFFELVEKVRTLSIELREKGEDTSDLQSIFKELNLLDAEALIRAFSMYFQLINLAEEYERVRKIENSKGPHKQSLEKAFTALKEQGLKAEDVIELVEDLHLGLTFTAHPTEMRRRTMRYHLDKIARDIPKLDDPQAQGRVTAHVEALWGTLELRHVRPTVRDEVKGGLNYMEVIALVLPALEEEFRLAFERVYGKQAKLKLPYHFYSWMGGDRDGNPFVTPEVTRETLALHASRAREMLRADIREAFSALSHHQTRVEAPRDFKAEEPWREVLQEMHNDQSIRGDQVLENVKHLEKALEQSFQKRSAQVFLQPLITRTRTFGTHLVSLDIREHSGKTGAAVAEMFTYAGVPNYLDLPEEAKVKVLQRELQTRRPMLPAEATPSEDLESVLGPLRAIREAIGKYGQESFGRYIVSMSESVSDFLEVLIMAREIGVRVLPVPLFETLEDLQNAPRIMAEVLDNTEYRKILGEDVQEVMLGYSDSNKDAGFLAANWALHEAQRQISEVCRNAGVPWRFFHGRGTSIGRGGGPMARAIFGQPAGTIGTGLRITEQGEALADKYSHPKIAFRNLEQGMYGLLLSAAKPVQELPGAWLEAMQVASKVSQKTYRSLVEHPDFLEFFELVTPIREIARLNIASRPVRRPGPATLHNLRAIPWVMAWTQNRANVPGWYGLLEGLKAVDLEVARDMYQNWPFFRSVLDNAQMSLAKSDMMVFRAYLSLAPHLPELGQHIQQAHQEAVDLIRQVVQGEVLDNEPNLKKSIHLRNPYIEPIHRLQVELLKRFRTLPPESMEGSPLERSLLLSIQGIAAGVRNTG, encoded by the coding sequence ATGCGCACCATCAATCAGGATGTCAACACCCTCGGGCGTGCCCTGGGTACGGTTTTGAAAGAACAACAGGGAGAGCGCTTCTTTGAACTGGTGGAAAAAGTCCGCACCCTCAGCATTGAATTGCGTGAAAAGGGCGAAGACACCAGCGATCTGCAGTCCATTTTCAAAGAGCTGAATTTGCTGGATGCCGAAGCGCTCATCCGTGCATTCTCCATGTACTTCCAGTTGATCAACCTCGCAGAAGAGTACGAGCGTGTCCGGAAAATTGAAAACTCCAAAGGACCCCACAAACAGAGCCTTGAAAAAGCCTTCACGGCCCTCAAAGAGCAGGGTCTGAAAGCCGAAGATGTGATCGAACTCGTGGAGGACCTGCACCTCGGCCTCACCTTCACCGCCCACCCCACCGAGATGCGCCGCCGCACCATGCGTTACCACCTCGACAAAATCGCCAGAGACATCCCCAAACTGGATGACCCTCAGGCGCAGGGCCGGGTCACCGCCCATGTGGAAGCCCTGTGGGGCACCCTCGAACTGCGTCACGTGCGTCCCACCGTGCGCGATGAAGTGAAGGGCGGTCTGAACTACATGGAAGTGATTGCTCTGGTGCTTCCTGCCCTCGAAGAGGAATTTCGTCTGGCCTTCGAGCGGGTGTACGGCAAACAGGCCAAACTGAAACTGCCTTACCACTTTTACTCATGGATGGGCGGAGACCGCGACGGCAACCCCTTCGTGACCCCAGAGGTCACCCGTGAAACCCTTGCCCTGCATGCCTCCAGAGCCCGTGAAATGCTGCGTGCAGACATCCGCGAAGCCTTCTCTGCCCTCAGTCACCACCAGACCCGTGTTGAGGCCCCCAGAGACTTCAAAGCCGAAGAACCTTGGCGCGAAGTGCTGCAGGAAATGCACAACGACCAGAGCATCCGGGGCGATCAGGTGCTGGAAAACGTCAAGCATCTGGAAAAAGCGTTGGAACAGTCTTTCCAGAAGCGTTCTGCACAGGTGTTCTTGCAACCCCTGATCACCCGCACCCGCACTTTCGGCACCCATTTGGTCAGTCTGGACATCCGCGAGCACTCGGGCAAGACCGGTGCTGCGGTGGCAGAAATGTTCACCTATGCTGGGGTTCCCAATTATCTGGACCTTCCAGAGGAAGCCAAAGTCAAAGTGCTTCAGCGTGAACTGCAGACCCGCCGTCCCATGCTCCCTGCAGAGGCCACCCCCAGCGAAGACCTCGAAAGCGTGCTGGGTCCATTGCGTGCCATCCGTGAAGCCATTGGCAAGTATGGCCAGGAGTCTTTTGGGCGCTACATCGTGTCCATGAGCGAGAGCGTTTCCGATTTCCTGGAAGTGCTGATCATGGCCCGTGAAATCGGTGTGCGGGTGCTGCCTGTGCCCCTCTTCGAAACCCTCGAAGACCTGCAAAACGCCCCCAGAATCATGGCAGAGGTGCTGGACAACACCGAATACCGCAAGATCCTTGGAGAAGATGTGCAGGAAGTCATGCTCGGGTATTCTGACTCCAACAAGGATGCTGGATTCCTTGCTGCCAACTGGGCTTTGCACGAGGCGCAACGTCAGATTTCTGAAGTGTGCCGCAACGCCGGTGTGCCGTGGCGTTTCTTCCACGGTCGCGGAACCTCCATTGGTCGTGGTGGTGGTCCCATGGCCCGGGCCATTTTCGGTCAACCTGCCGGAACCATCGGCACCGGACTGCGCATCACCGAACAGGGAGAAGCGCTCGCTGACAAATATTCCCACCCCAAAATTGCTTTCCGCAACCTTGAGCAGGGCATGTATGGACTCCTGCTGTCCGCTGCCAAACCTGTGCAGGAACTGCCTGGAGCCTGGTTGGAGGCCATGCAGGTCGCATCCAAAGTCAGCCAGAAAACCTACCGTTCTCTGGTGGAGCACCCGGATTTCCTTGAGTTCTTCGAACTGGTGACCCCCATCCGCGAAATTGCCCGTCTGAACATTGCTTCCCGCCCTGTGCGCCGCCCCGGTCCAGCCACCCTGCACAACTTGCGTGCCATTCCCTGGGTGATGGCCTGGACCCAAAACCGCGCCAATGTGCCCGGCTGGTACGGTTTGCTGGAAGGTCTGAAAGCCGTGGATCTGGAAGTGGCCAGAGACATGTACCAGAACTGGCCTTTCTTCCGCAGTGTGCTGGACAACGCCCAGATGAGCCTTGCCAAGAGCGACATGATGGTGTTCCGCGCCTACCTGTCTCTGGCTCCCCATCTGCCTGAACTGGGACAGCACATTCAGCAAGCCCACCAGGAAGCTGTAGACCTGATCCGTCAGGTGGTGCAAGGTGAAGTGCTGGACAATGAACCCAACCTCAAAAAGTCCATTCACTTGCGCAATCCCTACATTGAGCCCATTCACCGTTTGCAGGTGGAGCTCCTCAAACGTTTCCGCACCCTGCCCCCTGAGAGCATGGAAGGAAGTCCTCTGGAGCGTTCTTTGTTGCTGTCCATTCAGGGCATTGCAGCAGGGGTGCGCAACACGGGCTGA